TGGTTGCTGCCAGGACGCTGGCGCTGGCAGCGTTGGACCTGTTGACCAGACCTGACCTCGTCCAGGCGATTCGCGCGGAATTCGAGCAGAAGCGGGCAGGCAAGAAGTACGTCTCGCCGTTGCCCGAGGGCGCGACGCCGCATTAGCATAAGATCCTAAGGGTTTTCTAAACCCTTAGGGTCTTATTCAAGAGCTATCTGCGCAGAATGGGAAGGTGCAATTGCCGGTGCAGATAGACCCAGACATCCGCGTCGCCGGTATAATTCACCGTACCTGCATACAAGTTGCCGTTGTACACGGCAACGGAATCGTCGTAGTAGGTCGAGCGGTTGGCTGCGTTGCCAAAGCCATCGAAGCCGACCTGTTCCCATTCGGTTCTGTGTTCTGATTAGTCAACTAAGTACGACCCGATACCGGTCGCCATCGTGAACAACAAGTTCTGCTATCCCACAGGGACAGCTCCACGGCCGCCCCGGGGCTCAGCCTAGCGCCCTGGCGCTTGACAGTTGTTGACTAGAACCCAACACCTATTCCGCTGTTCCGGCAAAATGCACCAGGGTCTCTATTTCTGCTTTTTGGAACTCCGCTTCGAACCATTCCTGGAAGTTGTATTCTTGGATTTGCGCCAGTATTTCTGGATCCAACGGACGCACTTCTTTGCCTAACACCCGGATGATATGATAGCCGTAAGAGGTGGACACCAGGTCGCTGGTTTCCCCTGGGTTCAGGGCGAAAGCAGCATCCTCGAACTCGGACACCATTATACCGCGGGGGAACCAGCCCAGATCGCCGCCTTGGTCTTTGCTGCCGGTATCAATGGAGTACTCCGCTGCCAAGGCCGCAAAGTCTGCGCCTGCTTTTAGCTTCTCCAGGACCTTTTTGCCTGTTTCCTCGCTCTCTACCAGGATGTGTGCGGCATGCACCTGTTCCACTTCCTCTGGCCCCCCATGGGCTTTCATGAGCATCTGAAAGAGCAGGTAGGTCGTGAGCTGTTCGTCCATGGTCTCTGGAGTCCATCCCATCTCAGCTAAAAAGTCCTCCCAAGTCGCGTATTGCCCGCTTTGCATCACATCTTCCTGAATGCTGGCCAGTTCAGCCGCGTGCTGCTCTTTGTCTACAACCAAGCCTTCGGCAGCGGCTAGTTGCCGCCCCAGTTGCTCCTGGATCATCTGTTGCAGCACCTGATCCTGAAATTGGGGGATGAGAGCCTGCATTTGCTCATCGTACCAATCTATGCTGTATTGTGCAGTAACCGCATGCAATTGCTGCAATAGCTCTGCCAAGTATGCCTCTGCGGTGATGTCTATGCCATTGACGCGTGCCACTACGGCTACTCCTGGCTTAATTACGTGCTCCCAAGCCACGTCTACCCCTCCAATGGGGCGTGGAGTGGCGGTCGGGATCGCTTCGGTGGGTGGCTCGGCGGTCGGTTCCGGGGTAGGGGTCGGTG
Above is a genomic segment from Chloroflexota bacterium containing:
- a CDS encoding peptidylprolyl isomerase, which encodes MQSGQYATWEDFLAEMGWTPETMDEQLTTYLLFQMLMKAHGGPEEVEQVHAAHILVESEETGKKVLEKLKAGADFAALAAEYSIDTGSKDQGGDLGWFPRGIMVSEFEDAAFALNPGETSDLVSTSYGYHIIRVLGKEVRPLDPEILAQIQEYNFQEWFEAEFQKAEIETLVHFAGTAE